In the genome of Hydractinia symbiolongicarpus strain clone_291-10 chromosome 5, HSymV2.1, whole genome shotgun sequence, one region contains:
- the LOC130646337 gene encoding uncharacterized protein LOC130646337 translates to MGKSRVAPLNPKSLTIPKLELQAAVLATRMRESILSSLSMDLSTKFWTDSQIVLKYISNENRKFPVFVMNRINEIRTTTDVNSWRFVPGTLNPADNATKYVPLSSIKNSRWLTGPSFLIEEECNWPDQNQNVIQSEEDADITNFQSTSNAIPEKTSFIKWESYSDWQKLCRHIAWIVKLKRNWLLLKRGGSEPEKFDYLTVDKIEATKLQLYSISQQESYPSEFENLQSHKKLPKRSPLVALRPMMQNNLIRVGGRIGLIDIPFGSKNQVIISPKHHIARLIIQHIHHTNFHVEQNAILDKIFGFRLENPL, encoded by the coding sequence ATGGGAAAATCCAGAGTCGCCCCGTTGAATCCAAAATCTCTCACAATACCAAAATTAGAATTACAAGCTGCTGTCTTGGCTACAAGAATGAGAGAATCAATATTGAGTAGTCTTTCCATGGACCTCAGTACCAAATTTTGGACAGATTCACAAATAGTTTTGAAATATATCTCGAATGAAAACCGAAAATTTCCAGTATTCGTTATGAATCGCATCAATGAAATTCGTACTACGACTGACGTCAATTCGTGGCGTTTTGTGCCAGGAACTCTGAACCCAGCAGACAATGCTACAAAATATGTACCACTATCATCGATCAAGAATTCCAGATGGTTAACCGGTCCATCGTTTTTAATAGAAGAAGAATGCAATTGGCCAGACCAAAACCAAAATGTCATTCAAAGTGAAGAAGACGCAGATATTACCAACTTTCAGTCAACTAGTAATGCAATACCAGAGAAAACATCCTTTATCAAATGGGAAAGTTATTCCGATTGGCAAAAACTCTGTCGCCACATTGCGTGGATTGTCAAATTAAAACGAAATTGGTTGTTATTAAAAAGGGGAGGATCTGAACCTGAAAAATTTGATTACCTGACCGTTGATAAAATTGAAGCAACAAAGTTACAGTTGTATAGCATCTCACAACAAGAATCCTACCCATCAGAATTCGAAAATCTACAATCACACAAGAAACTACCAAAAAGATCACCACTTGTAGCTTTGAGACCAATGATGCAAAACAATTTGATTCGTGTTGGAGGAAGAATTGGTTTAATCGATATACCATTTGGGTCGAAGAATCAAGTGATAATCTCGCCGAAACACCACATTGCACGACTCATAATTCAACACATTCATCATACAAACTTCCATGTtgaacaaaacgccatactagaCAAAATATTTGGATTCCGACTGGAAAATCCTTTGTGA
- the LOC130646338 gene encoding uncharacterized protein LOC130646338, translating into MADIEKMFHQVKVSRIEQDALRFVCRENTSDNIDDFAMQVHLFGKVDSPCCANYALRQTSIDHDREIVDAITKKFYMDDYLDSMKTVDEAASIAKTLTKALKSCGFRLTKWLSNSCEILKCFPNTKTVINVNLDLNKLLTERVLGMLWNPNTDYFTFKVVNKPSPETKRGILSLTSSIFDPLGILTPFILEGKLIIQSLWKSKIDWNEEILTELKTRWLMSWRSELEKLTSISIPR; encoded by the coding sequence ATGGCTGACattgaaaaaatgtttcatcAGGTCAAAGTATCAAGGATAGAACAAGATGCTCTTCGTTTCGTTTGTCGAGAAAACACCAGCGACAATATCGATGACTTTGCCATGCAAGTACATTTATTTGGTAAAGTAGACTCTCCTTGTTGCGCGAATTACGCTCTTCGACAAACTAGTATCGATCACGATCGCGAAATCGTAGACGCTATCACGAAAAAGTTTTACATGGATGATTATCTGGACTCCATGAAAACGGTAGACGAAGCCGCATCGATTGCAAAAACCTTGACAAAAGCATTGAAAAGTTGTGGCTTTCGTTTAACAAAATGGCTTTCAAATTCTTGTGAAATTCTTAAGTGTTTTCCAAATACCAAAACCGTAATCAACGTCAATCTAGATCTAAACAAATTACTGACTGAAAGAGTACTTGGTATGTTATGGAATCCAAATACTGACTATTTCACATTCAAAGTTGTCAACAAGCCATCACCTGAAACTAAAAGAGGTATATTAAGTTTAACAAGTTCAATATTTGACCCACTTGGCATCTTAACACCATTCATTTTAGAAGGAAAACTTATCATCCAATCTTTGTGGAAATCCAAAATAGACTGGAATGAAGAAATACTAACCGAATTAAAAACAAGGTGGTTGATGAGCTGGAGAAGTGAACTGGAGAAACTAACATCGATCAGCATTCCTCGATAG